In Paramormyrops kingsleyae isolate MSU_618 chromosome 13, PKINGS_0.4, whole genome shotgun sequence, a single window of DNA contains:
- the LOC140578247 gene encoding uncharacterized protein, translating into MDSTKKVTKKLAGAAAGTMAWSTNVGNEHGQVLMSVLTAHEGDGLLPMATGLMRRYREAGVPPPKLLYVDRDCCSSVGKSRAAAMFCEWEELVVRLDVWHLMRRFAVGVTTDSHQLYGLFMAKLSSCIFEWDSADVARLREAVRAELEGKQGIVGLTEDQITGRLTAKMLARHCRRRTRGAQETERLIAELLEAFRDVKDTMGIPLLDSQRMDVIWDTQRRHLGCIQDLPGLWLYTETGQLTKGGIVLHTYRCARGSTSL; encoded by the exons ATGGATTCCACAAAGAAG gtGACCAAGAAGCTGGCAGGTGCAGCGGCTGGAACAATGGCCTGGTCAACCAACGTGGGCAATGAGCACGGGCAAGTCCTCATGTCCGTGCTCACTGCTCATGAGGGTGACGGGCTGTTGCCCATGGCAACGGGGCTGATGCGGCGCTACCGTGAAGCCGGTGTCCCTCCGCCCAAGCTCCTGTACGTGGACAGAGACTGCTGCTCGTCGGTGGGGAAGTCCAGAGCGGCCGCCATGTTCTGCGAATGGGAGGAGCTGGTCGTCAGGCTGGACGTGTGGCACCTGATGCGAAGATTTGCGGTGGGCGTCACCACGGACAGCCACCAGCTCTACGGCCTCTTCATGGCGAAGCTGTCGTCGTGCATTTTTGAGTGGGACAGTGCAGACGTGGCTCGCCTGAGGGAGGCTGTTCGGGCGGAACTGGAGGGGAAGCAGGGCATCGTGGGCCTGACCGAAGACCAGATCACCGGCAGGCTGACTGCGAAGATGCTGGCTCGGCACTGTCGGCGCCGTACGCGCGGAGCCCAGGAGACTGAGCGGCTCATCGCTGAACTGCTAGAGGCCTTCAGGGATGTGAAGGACACGATGGGCATCCCCCTGCTGGACAGCCAGAGGATGGACGTCATATGGGACACCCAGAGGCGCCACCTTGGTTGCATCCAAGACCTTCCTGGATTATGGCTTTACACGGAGACGGGGCAGCTGACCAAGGGAGGGATCGTCCTCCACACCTACCGCTGCGCGCGCGGCTCCACGTCGTTGTAG